GacaattacataataaaaaaaaataaaactaagataaATTTTCAGACTGGGTAGAGGAGAAGTGTGGAAAGACGTACAAGGTGACCTGTCCTGGgtgatgggagaaaagaaaagttgaATCATTTCTCCTGATCCACTATTTGTAAAGGCTCTTACAGTGGGACAATCTACTCAACTGCTGAGCTTCAAAAACTCAGAAGCTACTCTTGATCCTCCTTTTCCCCTCACTTCCCACATTTAACCTGGAGAAAACTCAATTATATTCAGCAATTCACTGGAAAGGTTGAGCAGGGCCTTTAAGAGTCATATGTATTATTCCAAAGCAAAGTTTCTAACAACTCAGTGCAGCAATCActagcaccagaatcacctgaggTGCCTGTAACACTACCAggtcccttatcaaatatatcagATTTTCCCTGAGTGGGTCTCAAGAAGCTGCATTTTCAGGGAGAGCaccctaattgatatttatatgccATAAGGTTTGGTAGGATCATTATTTCAACATTATTCAGCGGTGAGGATTGTTATTTGAAACAGTTCCCTCTTCTGTACAGACTAAAAAGCCACAGGATACTCAggctcacacacacagagacgAATCACTGATGTTGTACATACAGATAAAGTTGAAGTTCATGCTTTATCTTAATTTCTACATAGAAGCTTTCCATAGTAACCAACATAATTTACTGGAGAAGATTCTAACTTAAGCCCTGcttcatttgaaatttaaatgtattgTCTATGGAAAAATCTGCTAGTTGCCTATTCCATCCATTCTCTTTCCCTCCTAAAAATAGGACTCTGCAATTTACTTTTGTAGCTTGGAACAGAAAATATTCCTCAGCCTGTCCTGCTCTATGGGCTCTGTGATCAAATCCCGGCCAACCTGACGCAAGTATAAACAGTGTGTAACTTCAGGATACATCTCCCTTAGAGTCTCACAGTGGGCAAATAACAGAATTGGAAATCAAATTCTGCCGAGCTTAAGTCCACTTCTCAATTCTAAGCTGCCTTCCTATAAAGTCAAATCCTTACTATATTTTGTACAAGTGCTTTAAGTGTACAAGTTATGAACAGGCCTCAGGAATCTTGggggaaaatatctatttatcaTAAATACAAAATGTGTagtactcatttatttaaaagctgTTTGTCTCACACTCCAAATACATTCTCCCGTAAAATTACAGTTCAAGATTGGCGACTAGAATCCCTGGCCAGTTCTTAAGTCTGCTTAATGACAGATGCAGAACTCAGGGCTCTGATAAAGCATCAAGACCCTCGTCACCTGAGGAGTACGAACAGGTAGGACGCAAATTCAGAGTAAGGGTAACCTTCGGAAAGGCATCCACGGCCTTCACGGGGCGTCTGCAGAGTTCTGTTTCTTAAGCTAAGTGGCTGGTTCCCTTCAGAGTCAAGTTCTTAAACTCAGAATGTAATATTAAAAGGCATTAAAGATGCCCATCCACACACACCACCCCAATAAAAAGACCCTACACACAAAACTCAGTGTACTCTTACCCTACGCAtggcttcctcctcttcttgaCGCTTTTCATAATGTGCAAAGTCATCAAAGATTGAGGTGGTGTGCTTGAAAGTAGCAATTATTTTGAGCACTTGCTTAGCTTTTTCTAGGGGTACCTCTTGGGTGTCCCTTGAATTGGTAACTGGCTTGTTGTCATTATTTTCTAAGCGAATGTGCCGTAACTGGTTATTGGGAACATCTTTGACAAAGATCCACTTAACTTCAAATTTGCCCTTCCACTTGTCCTGAGACCAGACACCGGCATACGCGTTGTAGTCCACAACAGACTTCATCTCGGCCACGCCGCAAAAATGTCCACTGCCATTCACGCTGAAGAGCAAATAGAGCGGGCCCTTCCCATTCAGGGAACGGTACGCGGCATCCAAACGCTTGTTACCGTGCTCAGTACTACACCAGATAGAGTACTTAATGGAACGGTGTATGTCATCCTCAGAGTAGCTTTTAATTATAAACACCCGTCCGTTCTTCAGGTTCCAGTCAAAGTCTTTGGGATTGTAGTTGTTTATGGCCTTTAGCTTTTCCAGCACTGGATGCACTTCTACGCTGGCGGGCGAAGCACTGGCAGCAACAACACCTAAACCAAAGTTCTCACCTCCCCCGCCACTGTTCTGGTGGAAGCCCGCCCCCCTGTTCCGAGGAGCCAACCAGCGATTCTGcagcggctgcggctgcggctgcgcTTGGTGAGGCTGGGCCTGCGGCTGCGCTCCCGGctgcggctgcggcggcggcgggggcagcTGGCCTTGCACCAACGGTGGCGGCTGAATTAACGGCTGAGGCTGCTGCACTAGAGTCTGAGGAGGCAGAACTGGCTGGGCTGCTGGAGCCTTTACCACTGACCCCTTCTCATCCCAAGTTCCAATGTTCATGTTGTGTTTTATAGGAGGTGGTGGCACGGCGGAGCCCCCAATCCCCACGCTGCCCTTGGGTTTGAGTTTCGGTTGAGGTTTGGCAGGCTTTCTGGCAATGGCAGCCCAGGAGGTTGGCTTAGGCGCCGCGCTGCTAACGGGGGGCACACTATTGGCAGCAATGCTAGTCATACCACTGCTGCTCAAAGCTGTTCCTACAGTTTTTGTCACTGCGGCTGTCAGGTCACCACCAATTTTCAGTCCGGTCATGCCTTGCTCAATACTGCTAATGCCAGGCACCTTACTTAAGGTATCACTGCCAAACCCAGCCGGTCCATCAGTAATAGCTCTCCCAAGAGAACTCGGTGGATAGCCGTAACTGCTACTGTAAGCAGAGCTTTGTGTGGATTGTCCCTGAGATCCACTTGTCCCCCATGTAGAGAAATCAGCATTACCAGGAAAAAAGTTAAATCCATGTTGACCAAGAAATGGAGGGGTATTTCCTAATGCCCCAGGTTGACTAAACACACCATCTGGTATATAATGATGTTCTCCATTACTCATTTGTCCATAGGTTGTCAGATATGGCATAGGTTGGTCTCCAGCTGTGGACCATGCTGCTTCCCCAAGAGAGTACGGAAATCCAATGGACGGAGCATAGTAACTAGGCATGTATGGATCTGACATTGGTGGATAGCTGTtattctggaaaacaaaagatcACAGTCAGGAGCGAAATAAGATTAGCGGGGAGAGAGACATCTGAAAGATTAAGATCAgatagttttaaataaatggaaaacagatgCACCTGTTCCagataaacaaagttaaaatttcAAATCCAGTTTTGTCAAGGAAAAACTTTACTGatgactctttttattttatctgtaatGAAATTACAGGGTATTTTTTTGCGGGGAAGGTGGGTGGGGGGATAGGGTGGggattatttttgtttaagaGCCAGATCCTCTGCGCACgatttaaaaatactctaattTCTACAAAAAGCTGATATATAAAGTTTGCAGAAACACTGATTGTTAGCTTTATTTTTAGCAACTGATGAACAAAAAATTTATGTGCAAGGATTAAACAAACATGGAAACTATGCCAAATAATAGAGGAATTACAGTATATCTCTATGATGGAATCCAGTTCAGCAATTACATTTTGTACTTTCATAAAGAAAAACTAGAATAGAGAAATGTTCACACtctgagaggaaaaacaaaaaaagattcaaGATTATACTTAGAGCATGATCCatatttgtttgttctgttttgccttgcttgctttgaaaaagaaaacaaaatcctaaTGGTTTCTTAATGGTTGGTTACAGGTgcctattttctaaattttacataACAAATTTATCACCTTCCTGAtcagaattttaatttagaaatagtAAGTTCCTATCATTTTTTCCAGAATTACTATAATTAAATTGGcctttattttgaataaaattaatcatcCATTTAGTGATTTGCCAAAAATCAAagcttattaaagaaaaaaactcagtCAAATCTGTTACTAgccaatgtaaaaaaataaaatattctacgGATTTCTTTTGAAAGTAGGTTTCTTATGCCAAAAATATGTCTGATACAGCCGGCCCTCCaatccacaggttctgcatccatggattcaaccaaccatggagcgaaaatattcaggaagaaaaaattttccataaagttccaaaaagcaaaacttgaatatgCCACACGGGCAACTacttacatagcacttacattgtatttggtattataagtaatctagaggtgatCTGAAGTATACAGGTGGATGTGCAtatgttatatgcaaatactacgccGTTTTATATacaggacttgagcatctgtggattttggtatcagcgggggtcctgaaaccaatcccctaGGGACACCAAAGGACAATTGTAATAGATTTTCACTCTATGATTTAGGTGTGATTTTTAAAGCCTTGGACAGAGCTTCAGAATTTGTAAAATTAAGCAAGATGAAAAAACTAAGCTGATATCTAGTCAAGACAATTTGTATTCCCCTCCCAAGGGTCAATACCATTTTGAAGGCTGATTATTCACTTTATTTACATAGACATTCTAAGTTCCCTGGAGCAAAGTGGAGAATGCAATGGAGCAAAGTGCAAAATGGAGCAAAcccattctggtttttttggctgtCACTCTCTTGGGGTTATTCTGCCACTGCTTTCCCACTCAAGAAAGTATATCAATATAAATATGTGACAATTACATCACAGATACTACctggaattcattttattttttaaaggcctaT
This window of the Balaenoptera musculus isolate JJ_BM4_2016_0621 chromosome 17, mBalMus1.pri.v3, whole genome shotgun sequence genome carries:
- the YTHDF3 gene encoding YTH domain-containing family protein 3 isoform X1, which encodes MFYLDLTLLHRAEETGEESFSVQNGSIHQKDAVNDDDFEPYLSSQTNQNNSYPPMSDPYMPSYYAPSIGFPYSLGEAAWSTAGDQPMPYLTTYGQMSNGEHHYIPDGVFSQPGALGNTPPFLGQHGFNFFPGNADFSTWGTSGSQGQSTQSSAYSSSYGYPPSSLGRAITDGPAGFGSDTLSKVPGISSIEQGMTGLKIGGDLTAAVTKTVGTALSSSGMTSIAANSVPPVSSAAPKPTSWAAIARKPAKPQPKLKPKGSVGIGGSAVPPPPIKHNMNIGTWDEKGSVVKAPAAQPVLPPQTLVQQPQPLIQPPPLVQGQLPPPPPQPQPGAQPQAQPHQAQPQPQPLQNRWLAPRNRGAGFHQNSGGGGENFGLGVVAASASPASVEVHPVLEKLKAINNYNPKDFDWNLKNGRVFIIKSYSEDDIHRSIKYSIWCSTEHGNKRLDAAYRSLNGKGPLYLLFSVNGSGHFCGVAEMKSVVDYNAYAGVWSQDKWKGKFEVKWIFVKDVPNNQLRHIRLENNDNKPVTNSRDTQEVPLEKAKQVLKIIATFKHTTSIFDDFAHYEKRQEEEEAMRRERNRNKQ
- the YTHDF3 gene encoding YTH domain-containing family protein 3 isoform X2; this encodes MSATSVDQRPKGQGNKVSVQNGSIHQKDAVNDDDFEPYLSSQTNQNNSYPPMSDPYMPSYYAPSIGFPYSLGEAAWSTAGDQPMPYLTTYGQMSNGEHHYIPDGVFSQPGALGNTPPFLGQHGFNFFPGNADFSTWGTSGSQGQSTQSSAYSSSYGYPPSSLGRAITDGPAGFGSDTLSKVPGISSIEQGMTGLKIGGDLTAAVTKTVGTALSSSGMTSIAANSVPPVSSAAPKPTSWAAIARKPAKPQPKLKPKGSVGIGGSAVPPPPIKHNMNIGTWDEKGSVVKAPAAQPVLPPQTLVQQPQPLIQPPPLVQGQLPPPPPQPQPGAQPQAQPHQAQPQPQPLQNRWLAPRNRGAGFHQNSGGGGENFGLGVVAASASPASVEVHPVLEKLKAINNYNPKDFDWNLKNGRVFIIKSYSEDDIHRSIKYSIWCSTEHGNKRLDAAYRSLNGKGPLYLLFSVNGSGHFCGVAEMKSVVDYNAYAGVWSQDKWKGKFEVKWIFVKDVPNNQLRHIRLENNDNKPVTNSRDTQEVPLEKAKQVLKIIATFKHTTSIFDDFAHYEKRQEEEEAMRRERNRNKQ
- the YTHDF3 gene encoding YTH domain-containing family protein 3 isoform X3; this encodes MSLTNNSYPPMSDPYMPSYYAPSIGFPYSLGEAAWSTAGDQPMPYLTTYGQMSNGEHHYIPDGVFSQPGALGNTPPFLGQHGFNFFPGNADFSTWGTSGSQGQSTQSSAYSSSYGYPPSSLGRAITDGPAGFGSDTLSKVPGISSIEQGMTGLKIGGDLTAAVTKTVGTALSSSGMTSIAANSVPPVSSAAPKPTSWAAIARKPAKPQPKLKPKGSVGIGGSAVPPPPIKHNMNIGTWDEKGSVVKAPAAQPVLPPQTLVQQPQPLIQPPPLVQGQLPPPPPQPQPGAQPQAQPHQAQPQPQPLQNRWLAPRNRGAGFHQNSGGGGENFGLGVVAASASPASVEVHPVLEKLKAINNYNPKDFDWNLKNGRVFIIKSYSEDDIHRSIKYSIWCSTEHGNKRLDAAYRSLNGKGPLYLLFSVNGSGHFCGVAEMKSVVDYNAYAGVWSQDKWKGKFEVKWIFVKDVPNNQLRHIRLENNDNKPVTNSRDTQEVPLEKAKQVLKIIATFKHTTSIFDDFAHYEKRQEEEEAMRRERNRNKQ